A single Blastopirellula retiformator DNA region contains:
- a CDS encoding MATE family efflux transporter, with translation MSTHLVRASGEFRPMLQLALPVLAEQSLEFLVGMVDTYLAGHALPDDLKTPGLAAVGLMAYAMWMTFTIFASVGVGATAVIARLIGAGEKEDAALAANQALVAGAFAAILGTAALYFGASGFVSIMQLEAEAAELAAQYLRIIAPSIPFLMIIAIGTACLHGAGDTVSGMGVMTIVNLINVGLSTTLAFGWGPAPQLGWSGIAIGTAVAHVVGGGLVLLLLAGGRAGMQLHWRWLRPDREMIWRLVRIGLPSGANDALTLGCHLWYLGLINSMGTLTAAAHGLGVRCEGPSFLGAGAFAVAASTMTGQYLGAKDPVRAFRGTMNSLGAGMALVSAYGVFLYFGGDILTWLYLGKVEPGSANAETAALTVRLLKIVAFSTPFMAILAILAGALRGAGDTRFPFLITMIGHLGIRIPGVYIIALDTIPLPFFGDVPGLGYGILGAWWVMVFDVVVRALLMTGRYWHGGWREIEV, from the coding sequence TTGTCGACGCATCTCGTTCGCGCCAGCGGCGAATTCCGGCCGATGCTGCAACTTGCGTTGCCGGTCTTGGCCGAACAGTCGCTTGAGTTTCTGGTCGGCATGGTCGACACCTACCTGGCCGGGCATGCGCTGCCGGACGATCTGAAAACGCCCGGCTTGGCGGCGGTCGGCTTGATGGCCTACGCGATGTGGATGACCTTCACCATCTTCGCGTCGGTCGGCGTGGGGGCGACGGCGGTGATCGCCCGGTTGATCGGCGCCGGCGAAAAAGAAGACGCGGCGCTGGCCGCCAATCAGGCTTTGGTCGCAGGCGCCTTTGCGGCAATTCTGGGAACGGCGGCCCTTTACTTTGGCGCCAGCGGCTTCGTCTCAATCATGCAGCTCGAAGCGGAAGCGGCCGAGTTAGCCGCCCAGTACCTGCGGATCATCGCCCCTTCCATCCCCTTTCTGATGATCATCGCGATCGGCACCGCCTGTCTGCATGGCGCCGGCGATACGGTCAGCGGGATGGGCGTGATGACGATCGTCAACTTGATCAACGTGGGCCTCAGCACAACGCTGGCGTTTGGCTGGGGACCGGCGCCGCAGTTGGGGTGGTCAGGCATTGCGATCGGCACGGCGGTGGCCCATGTGGTGGGCGGAGGCCTCGTGCTGCTGCTGTTGGCAGGCGGACGCGCCGGAATGCAGCTGCACTGGCGTTGGTTGCGTCCCGACCGAGAGATGATCTGGCGACTGGTCCGAATTGGTCTGCCGAGCGGCGCCAATGACGCGCTGACTCTCGGCTGCCATCTTTGGTACCTGGGACTGATCAACAGCATGGGAACGCTGACTGCCGCGGCGCATGGATTGGGCGTGCGGTGCGAAGGGCCGAGCTTCTTGGGCGCTGGGGCCTTTGCCGTGGCGGCGTCGACCATGACGGGGCAATACCTGGGGGCGAAAGATCCCGTCCGGGCGTTTCGCGGCACGATGAACTCGCTGGGCGCCGGGATGGCGCTGGTCTCCGCATATGGCGTGTTTCTCTACTTCGGCGGCGACATCCTGACGTGGCTCTACTTGGGAAAGGTCGAACCTGGCAGCGCCAATGCCGAGACCGCCGCACTGACGGTGCGGCTATTGAAGATCGTCGCCTTTTCGACCCCGTTTATGGCGATCCTGGCGATTCTGGCTGGGGCGCTGCGTGGCGCCGGCGATACGCGATTTCCGTTCTTGATCACAATGATCGGCCATTTGGGGATCCGCATCCCTGGCGTCTATATCATTGCCCTCGATACGATTCCACTCCCCTTCTTCGGCGATGTGCCGGGGTTGGGCTACGGCATCCTGGGCGCCTGGTGGGTGATGGTGTTTGACGTCGTGGTCCGGGCGCTGCTGATGACCGGCCGCTACTGGCACGGCGGATGGCGCGAGATCGAGGTGTAG
- a CDS encoding DUF4190 domain-containing protein produces MCCRNSNQAKPLRPPVNALGIWGFFVSLFGLVFTLGAISPIGLILSLFAMFHPRRGFAVAGMLIGIVGTALIAAIVGAAAIAADTYHHYAHEVPQIEQTLAKLDDAIIVIETDRHEKGELPEGVDGNKLVLPITDAWQQSLRYEPADSGEDYAVRSAGPDQKFDTADDLRMAPTAH; encoded by the coding sequence ATGTGTTGTCGTAACTCCAATCAAGCCAAACCGTTGCGTCCCCCGGTCAACGCGCTGGGGATCTGGGGATTTTTCGTTTCGCTGTTTGGCCTGGTCTTTACGCTAGGCGCGATCAGTCCGATCGGCCTTATCCTAAGCCTCTTTGCGATGTTTCATCCTCGCCGCGGTTTCGCCGTCGCCGGGATGTTGATCGGCATCGTCGGCACAGCGCTAATCGCGGCAATTGTCGGCGCCGCGGCGATCGCGGCCGACACGTACCATCACTACGCCCACGAAGTGCCGCAGATCGAGCAAACGCTGGCCAAGCTAGACGACGCGATCATCGTGATCGAGACCGATCGTCACGAGAAAGGGGAACTGCCGGAAGGGGTCGACGGCAACAAGCTGGTCCTGCCGATCACCGACGCCTGGCAACAGTCGCTCCGCTACGAACCAGCCGACTCCGGCGAAGACTACGCCGTCCGCAGCGCCGGCCCGGACCAGAAGTTTGATACCGCGGACGATCTAAGGATGGCGCCGACGGCGCATTGA
- a CDS encoding alanine/glycine:cation symporter family protein, with translation MFRAPLSLCVIACAAIAFSPLASYAQDQPETPVAEEQPAAAAPPLSYEPVDEEQSTVEQINGQVNSVFEPGVDLAASVLMAPVYSTTQKYVQLDHIVRYTRPIEEPEIPFTIYPPDAAEKPVNFPDSLTLADAKTWQARGKLLTGNSKQPFSPGKLGEKSVEVIVIKVNTSTKYVQTESDGKVIYKEAGDIRGLLSQNEADWKTPEQIQEMADRHLLAVRSDVKTDDKDPPYVLSESVGKAPLVVVWLAGGALFFTLYFGFVNFWGFRHAIEVVKGTYDDPNEPGEVTHFQALASALSATVGLGNIAGVTIAMTTGGPGAFFWMMVCGFMGMASKFAECTLGQMYREVKPDGTILGGPMQYLLRGFEEVGLKPVGVVFSVIFAVLCIMASFGGGNMFQSNQSANAAVQLIQGAKQDQISALTNEIKAAEKAEDWTKLGELQEQKAALQSELTAFAQTFKMVFGVVFAILVALVIIGGIKRIAAVSSKVVPLMCVSYVLMCIYVIVMHIGEVPHLFQSIFTEAFTPKAALGGIIGVAIIGIQRAAFSNEAGVGSAAIAHSAAKTDQPVREGLVALLGPFIDTIVVCSMTALVILITNAWDNREWILDQDLQGAALTAQAFENEVWWFSYVLSIAILLFAYSTIISWSYYGERCWERLFGAGSTMIYKIIYVGFVFIGAVANLGAVIDFSDMMLLSMAFPNIVGVVLLSPKVRRALGEYWQKYKAGEFKKFK, from the coding sequence ATGTTTCGCGCGCCACTCTCCCTGTGCGTAATCGCTTGCGCTGCGATCGCTTTCTCTCCTCTCGCTAGCTACGCTCAAGACCAGCCGGAAACGCCGGTCGCTGAGGAGCAACCTGCGGCCGCAGCGCCGCCGCTCTCTTACGAGCCAGTTGACGAAGAACAGTCGACCGTCGAGCAAATCAACGGTCAGGTCAACTCGGTTTTTGAACCGGGGGTCGATCTAGCGGCCAGCGTACTGATGGCGCCTGTCTATTCGACGACGCAAAAGTACGTGCAACTGGACCATATCGTCCGCTACACCCGGCCGATCGAAGAGCCGGAGATCCCCTTTACGATCTATCCGCCCGACGCCGCCGAGAAACCAGTCAACTTCCCCGACTCGCTCACCCTGGCTGACGCCAAGACGTGGCAAGCCCGCGGCAAGCTGCTGACCGGCAACTCGAAACAGCCCTTCAGCCCCGGCAAACTGGGCGAGAAGAGCGTCGAGGTGATCGTGATCAAGGTCAACACCTCGACCAAGTACGTCCAAACCGAGTCGGACGGCAAAGTCATCTACAAGGAAGCGGGCGACATCCGCGGCCTGCTCAGCCAGAACGAGGCCGACTGGAAAACGCCGGAGCAAATTCAAGAGATGGCCGACCGCCATCTGTTAGCGGTCCGCTCGGACGTAAAGACGGACGATAAAGATCCGCCGTACGTGCTCAGCGAATCGGTCGGCAAAGCGCCGCTGGTCGTCGTCTGGCTGGCCGGCGGGGCGTTGTTCTTTACGCTCTACTTCGGCTTCGTCAACTTCTGGGGCTTCCGCCATGCGATCGAAGTGGTCAAGGGAACCTACGACGATCCCAACGAGCCGGGCGAAGTGACCCACTTTCAGGCCTTGGCGTCGGCGCTGTCGGCGACTGTCGGTCTCGGCAATATCGCAGGGGTGACGATCGCCATGACGACCGGCGGCCCGGGGGCGTTTTTCTGGATGATGGTCTGCGGTTTCATGGGCATGGCCAGCAAATTCGCCGAATGTACGCTGGGGCAGATGTATCGTGAAGTGAAGCCGGACGGCACGATCCTCGGCGGTCCGATGCAGTATCTGCTGCGGGGCTTTGAAGAAGTCGGCCTGAAACCGGTCGGCGTCGTTTTCTCGGTCATCTTCGCGGTGCTCTGCATCATGGCGAGCTTTGGCGGCGGCAACATGTTTCAGTCGAACCAATCGGCCAACGCCGCGGTGCAACTGATTCAAGGCGCCAAGCAAGACCAGATCTCGGCCCTGACCAACGAAATCAAAGCGGCCGAGAAGGCCGAAGACTGGACGAAGCTGGGGGAACTGCAAGAGCAGAAAGCGGCTCTGCAATCCGAACTGACCGCGTTCGCCCAGACCTTTAAGATGGTCTTCGGCGTGGTGTTCGCCATCCTGGTGGCGCTGGTCATCATCGGCGGCATCAAACGGATTGCGGCCGTTTCTAGCAAAGTGGTGCCGCTGATGTGCGTCTCGTACGTGCTGATGTGCATTTACGTCATCGTGATGCACATTGGCGAAGTTCCGCACCTGTTCCAAAGCATCTTTACCGAAGCCTTCACCCCGAAGGCCGCCTTGGGGGGGATCATCGGCGTGGCGATCATCGGCATTCAACGCGCCGCCTTCAGTAACGAAGCGGGCGTCGGTAGCGCCGCGATCGCCCACAGCGCCGCCAAGACCGATCAGCCGGTTCGTGAAGGCCTGGTCGCCTTGCTGGGTCCGTTCATCGATACGATCGTCGTCTGCTCGATGACCGCGTTGGTGATCCTGATCACCAACGCTTGGGACAACCGCGAATGGATCCTCGACCAAGACCTGCAAGGCGCCGCTTTGACCGCCCAGGCCTTTGAGAATGAGGTTTGGTGGTTCTCGTACGTGCTCTCGATTGCGATCCTGCTGTTCGCCTACTCGACGATCATCTCGTGGAGCTACTACGGCGAACGTTGCTGGGAACGCCTGTTTGGCGCCGGCAGCACGATGATCTACAAGATCATCTACGTCGGCTTCGTCTTTATCGGCGCTGTGGCCAATCTGGGCGCGGTGATCGACTTCTCCGACATGATGCTCCTCTCGATGGCCTTCCCCAACATTGTGGGGGTCGTGCTCCTTTCGCCCAAGGTTCGCCGGGCGCTTGGTGAGTATTGGCAAAAATATAAGGCCGGAGAGTTCAAGAAATTCAAATAG
- a CDS encoding helix-turn-helix transcriptional regulator, whose translation MADNNHNSTSPTASTSPDAGKAEQAKQPASDPYWAQEVVPSDIVLVDLLRQTSHMTIAELATELEVTATAVRQRLNRLMAQGYVERFAEKSGRGRPIHHYRLTDKGKRKGGGNFADLAVALWQEVRSIKDPDVRRGLLQRISERLVAQYAEELKGVELEEKVQRVAAIFGERRIPIQVEQHEGELPVLNVLACPYPGLAEIDQSVCAMEKIMFGELLGSDVRLGECRLNGDNCCRFELS comes from the coding sequence ATGGCGGACAATAACCACAATTCGACCAGCCCCACAGCGTCGACCAGCCCCGACGCGGGAAAAGCCGAGCAGGCCAAACAACCTGCCAGCGATCCCTATTGGGCGCAGGAAGTGGTTCCGTCCGACATCGTGTTGGTTGACCTGCTACGGCAGACCTCGCATATGACGATTGCGGAGCTGGCGACCGAGCTGGAAGTGACCGCGACTGCGGTGCGTCAACGCCTAAATCGTTTGATGGCACAGGGTTATGTTGAGCGTTTTGCCGAGAAGTCGGGCCGCGGCCGGCCGATCCACCACTATCGTTTGACCGATAAGGGGAAACGTAAGGGTGGGGGCAACTTTGCCGATTTGGCGGTTGCCTTGTGGCAGGAAGTGCGGTCGATCAAAGACCCGGATGTTCGCCGCGGGCTGTTGCAGCGGATTTCGGAACGCCTGGTCGCCCAATATGCGGAAGAGCTGAAAGGGGTCGAGCTGGAAGAAAAAGTCCAGCGGGTGGCCGCCATCTTCGGCGAACGCCGCATCCCCATACAAGTAGAACAGCACGAGGGGGAACTCCCGGTGCTGAATGTTCTGGCCTGTCCCTACCCCGGTTTGGCCGAAATTGATCAGTCCGTCTGCGCGATGGAGAAGATCATGTTCGGCGAACTGCTGGGAAGCGACGTGCGGCTGGGAGAGTGTCGTCTGAACGGCGACAATTGTTGCAGATTTGAGTTGTCGTAA
- a CDS encoding NADH-quinone oxidoreductase subunit B, whose amino-acid sequence MTKPWIEGRFEENVVFTTLEQAINWAQQSSIWPMTFGLACCAIEMMAAGASRYDMDRFGAGAFRATPRQADLMIVAGTVTYKMASRVRRLYNMMPDPKYVIAMGACTVGGGPYFKYGYHVVKGVDLVVPVDVYVPGCPPRPEALLEGLMRIQDKIKGKRINKRNGVRVEDELPIPHHSGWVDAPGGDAPLTDHQKITKS is encoded by the coding sequence ATGACGAAGCCGTGGATTGAAGGTCGCTTTGAAGAAAACGTCGTGTTTACGACGCTCGAACAGGCGATCAACTGGGCGCAGCAATCGAGCATCTGGCCGATGACGTTCGGTCTGGCTTGTTGTGCGATTGAGATGATGGCGGCGGGGGCGAGTCGATACGACATGGATCGTTTTGGCGCCGGGGCGTTTCGGGCGACCCCGCGACAAGCCGACCTGATGATCGTCGCCGGCACGGTGACTTACAAAATGGCGAGCCGAGTGCGTCGCCTATACAACATGATGCCTGATCCGAAGTACGTCATCGCGATGGGCGCTTGCACCGTCGGCGGCGGGCCATACTTCAAGTATGGCTACCACGTCGTCAAAGGCGTGGACCTAGTCGTGCCGGTTGACGTGTACGTGCCGGGATGTCCGCCGCGGCCCGAGGCGCTGCTGGAAGGGCTGATGCGGATCCAGGACAAGATCAAGGGAAAACGAATCAACAAGCGGAATGGCGTGCGAGTCGAAGACGAACTGCCGATTCCGCACCACAGCGGATGGGTCGACGCTCCCGGCGGCGACGCTCCCCTGACCGATCACCAGAAGATTACCAAGAGCTAA
- the sufC gene encoding Fe-S cluster assembly ATPase SufC, which yields MTDVLKIENLHVAVEDKPILTGVNLTIRRGETHALMGPNGSGKSTLGYAIMGHPKYEVTGGAIWLNDENVLEMEADERARVGLFMAFQRPMSIPGVKLADFLRHATTNVRNPERKEGEELIPMREFRQEMKTKMKQLHMDLDFARRYVNDGFSGGEMKRAEILQLAMLQPKFAILDETDSGLDADAVRLASQSIAEIGGAEMGLLIITHHDKLLEHNPPDFAHVMLGGRIVETGGVELAKELHSHGYDRIRKAYPEAAEIEQEMNEEETQVAG from the coding sequence ATGACTGACGTTTTAAAGATTGAAAACCTGCATGTCGCCGTGGAAGATAAGCCGATTCTGACCGGCGTGAACCTGACGATTCGTCGGGGCGAAACGCACGCGTTGATGGGACCGAACGGTTCCGGCAAGAGCACCCTCGGCTACGCGATCATGGGGCACCCCAAGTACGAAGTGACCGGTGGCGCCATCTGGCTGAATGACGAGAACGTGCTGGAGATGGAAGCGGACGAGCGTGCCCGCGTCGGCCTGTTCATGGCCTTCCAGCGTCCGATGTCGATCCCCGGCGTCAAGCTGGCCGACTTCCTGCGTCACGCGACGACCAACGTTCGCAATCCTGAGCGGAAAGAAGGCGAAGAGCTGATTCCGATGCGGGAGTTCCGCCAGGAAATGAAGACCAAGATGAAGCAGCTCCACATGGATCTCGACTTCGCCCGCCGTTACGTCAACGACGGTTTCTCCGGCGGCGAAATGAAGCGTGCCGAGATTCTGCAGTTGGCGATGCTGCAGCCGAAGTTCGCGATCCTGGACGAGACCGACAGCGGTCTGGATGCCGACGCCGTGCGTCTGGCCAGCCAGAGCATCGCCGAGATCGGCGGCGCCGAGATGGGCCTGCTGATCATCACCCACCACGACAAGCTGCTGGAACACAATCCGCCCGACTTCGCCCACGTGATGCTGGGCGGCCGAATTGTCGAGACCGGCGGCGTCGAACTGGCGAAGGAATTGCATTCGCACGGTTACGACCGGATTCGCAAAGCCTATCCGGAAGCGGCCGAAATCGAGCAAGAGATGAATGAAGAAGAAACGCAAGTCGCCGGCTAA
- the sufB gene encoding Fe-S cluster assembly protein SufB, translated as MATDITSDAVESPVGEINKYDFRTETAGVFKARKGIDAEVVNQISDIKNEPDWMRKFRLDALEVFNAKPMPKWGGDININFQDIYYYLKPTDHQGRTWDDVPAEIKDTFERLGIPEAERKFLSGVKAQFESEVVYGSLQEDLAKKGVLFTDTDTAVREHPELLREYFGKIIPTDDNKFAALNSAVWSGGSFIYIPKGVKIDFPLQAYFRINAESMGQFERTLIIVDEGAQVHYVEGCTAPMYSTESLHSAVVEVVCKKGSRCRYSTIQNWANNIYNLVTKRAVAYQDATMEWVDGNLGSQLTMKYPAVYMMEPGARGEILSIAFAGKDQHQDTGAKLVHCAPNTTGQIVSKSISKDGGRGSYRGLVKVEEGAKNSKCSVVCDALILDPESRTDTYPYIEIAEPDVSIGHEASVSRIGEEQLFYLMSRGLSEAEASTMIVNGFIEPLVKELPMEYAVELNRLIELQMEGSVG; from the coding sequence ATGGCGACTGATATTACGTCTGATGCGGTTGAATCTCCCGTTGGCGAGATCAACAAGTACGACTTTCGCACCGAGACCGCTGGCGTTTTCAAAGCCCGCAAGGGCATCGACGCCGAAGTGGTCAATCAGATCTCGGACATCAAGAACGAGCCTGATTGGATGCGGAAGTTCCGTCTCGATGCGCTGGAAGTCTTCAACGCGAAGCCGATGCCCAAATGGGGCGGCGACATCAACATCAACTTCCAGGACATCTATTACTACCTGAAGCCGACCGATCACCAGGGGCGAACCTGGGACGACGTTCCGGCGGAAATCAAAGACACCTTCGAGCGGCTCGGCATTCCGGAAGCGGAACGCAAGTTCCTGTCCGGCGTGAAGGCGCAGTTCGAGAGCGAAGTGGTCTACGGTTCGCTGCAGGAAGATCTGGCGAAGAAGGGCGTGCTCTTCACCGACACCGACACCGCCGTTCGCGAACATCCCGAACTGCTCCGCGAGTACTTCGGCAAGATCATTCCGACCGACGACAACAAGTTCGCCGCCCTCAACTCGGCCGTCTGGTCGGGCGGATCGTTCATCTACATTCCCAAGGGAGTGAAGATCGACTTCCCGCTCCAGGCCTACTTCCGCATCAATGCCGAAAGCATGGGCCAGTTTGAGCGGACCTTGATCATCGTCGACGAAGGCGCCCAGGTTCATTACGTCGAAGGGTGCACCGCCCCGATGTACTCGACCGAAAGCTTGCACTCGGCCGTGGTCGAAGTGGTCTGCAAGAAGGGTTCGCGTTGTCGTTATTCGACGATCCAGAACTGGGCCAACAACATCTATAACCTGGTAACCAAGCGAGCCGTCGCTTATCAGGACGCGACCATGGAATGGGTCGACGGCAACCTGGGTAGCCAGCTGACGATGAAGTACCCGGCCGTTTACATGATGGAGCCGGGGGCTCGCGGCGAGATCCTGTCGATCGCCTTCGCCGGCAAAGATCAGCATCAAGACACCGGCGCCAAGCTGGTCCACTGTGCCCCGAACACCACCGGCCAGATCGTCTCGAAGTCGATCTCGAAGGATGGCGGACGCGGCAGCTATCGCGGTTTGGTGAAGGTCGAAGAAGGCGCCAAGAACTCGAAGTGCAGCGTCGTCTGCGACGCGTTGATCTTGGATCCGGAAAGCCGCACCGACACCTATCCCTACATCGAGATCGCCGAACCGGACGTCTCGATCGGGCACGAAGCGAGCGTGTCGCGAATCGGCGAAGAGCAGCTCTTCTACCTGATGAGCCGCGGTCTGAGCGAAGCCGAAGCGAGCACCATGATCGTCAACGGCTTCATCGAGCCGCTCGTTAAAGAGCTGCCGATGGAATACGCCGTCGAGCTGAACCGCCTGATCGAACTGCAGATGGAAGGTTCGGTCGGTTAA
- the sufD gene encoding Fe-S cluster assembly protein SufD: protein MGVTAVTDSAKFSAAALDELIAARQEPEWLVDLRRAAFETFCEKALPSRKEEEWMRTDIRTFHLDNFEPPAELSEIPADLPEGLLTAGVDLGGRVVSYNSRTISSELSDELKQQGVVFGSFAEVLESHGEVIREHLCHAVDPHFDKFSALHAAFFTTGQVLYVPRGVVVKKPLHALSLMGAGGVDLGHTLVILEEGAEATMLNETASVDETSPGMHCGAIELFVHPRARLRYVNLQNWGRGVWHFAHQKGVVDRDAHIQWTIGALGSKLSKVNQHVGLVGEGAECEVNGVMFTEGRQHLSYHTLQHHQAPHCHSNFLYKAALQDRSRTVWRGMIKVDEGAQRTDGYQRNDNLLLTKHCRADSIPGLEIEADDVRCTHGATTGQVDEEQIFYAQCRGFTRNEAIRAIVIGFFQQVFDRIPVESVREALGKSIAVRVREYE from the coding sequence ATGGGCGTCACCGCCGTGACTGATTCCGCCAAGTTTAGCGCCGCCGCGCTCGACGAATTGATCGCCGCACGACAAGAGCCGGAATGGCTGGTCGATTTGCGCCGCGCCGCTTTTGAAACGTTCTGCGAAAAAGCGTTGCCGTCGCGCAAAGAAGAAGAATGGATGCGGACCGACATTCGCACCTTCCATCTCGACAACTTCGAGCCGCCGGCTGAGCTTTCCGAAATTCCCGCCGACCTGCCGGAAGGCTTGCTGACCGCAGGGGTCGACCTGGGCGGTCGAGTCGTTTCGTACAACAGTCGGACCATTTCGTCGGAGCTGAGCGACGAACTCAAGCAGCAAGGGGTCGTCTTCGGCAGCTTTGCCGAAGTGCTGGAGTCGCATGGCGAAGTGATTCGCGAGCACCTCTGTCACGCGGTCGATCCCCACTTCGACAAGTTCTCGGCCCTGCACGCCGCCTTCTTCACCACCGGGCAAGTCCTGTACGTGCCGCGCGGTGTGGTTGTGAAGAAGCCGCTGCACGCGTTGTCGCTGATGGGCGCCGGCGGCGTTGATCTGGGACACACGCTGGTGATCCTGGAAGAAGGCGCCGAAGCGACCATGCTGAACGAGACGGCCAGCGTCGACGAAACCTCGCCGGGAATGCACTGCGGGGCGATTGAGCTGTTCGTCCATCCGCGGGCTCGTCTCCGCTACGTTAACCTGCAGAACTGGGGCCGCGGCGTCTGGCACTTCGCCCACCAAAAGGGAGTCGTCGATCGCGACGCCCATATCCAGTGGACGATTGGCGCGCTCGGCAGCAAGCTGTCGAAGGTCAATCAGCACGTCGGCCTGGTCGGCGAAGGCGCCGAGTGCGAAGTGAACGGCGTGATGTTCACCGAAGGTCGTCAGCACCTCTCGTATCACACGCTCCAACATCACCAGGCCCCGCACTGTCACAGCAACTTCCTGTACAAAGCGGCGCTGCAAGATCGCTCGCGCACCGTTTGGCGGGGGATGATCAAAGTCGACGAAGGCGCCCAAAGGACCGACGGCTATCAGCGGAACGACAACTTGCTGCTGACCAAACATTGCCGCGCCGACTCGATCCCCGGCTTGGAGATCGAAGCGGACGACGTGCGCTGCACGCATGGCGCTACGACCGGGCAAGTAGATGAAGAGCAAATCTTCTACGCCCAGTGCCGCGGCTTCACGCGGAACGAAGCGATCCGGGCGATCGTGATCGGCTTCTTCCAGCAGGTCTTTGATCGGATTCCGGTCGAAAGCGTGCGAGAAGCGCTTGGCAAGTCGATCGCCGTTCGCGTTCGCGAATACGAATAG
- a CDS encoding non-heme iron oxygenase ferredoxin subunit — translation MSEFVRVAAADAIADPGKQVFEVEDQIVVVFHVDGQYSCLDDVCTHDDGPLGDGRLEGCTIACPRHGAKFDIRTGAALSMPATRPTVCHEVKVEDDAVWVRLRS, via the coding sequence ATGTCTGAGTTTGTTCGCGTCGCGGCGGCCGATGCAATTGCCGATCCTGGCAAACAGGTATTTGAAGTCGAAGATCAGATCGTGGTCGTGTTTCATGTCGACGGGCAGTATTCTTGCCTGGACGACGTCTGCACGCACGACGACGGTCCTCTGGGAGATGGTCGTCTCGAAGGCTGTACGATCGCGTGTCCGCGACATGGCGCCAAGTTTGACATTCGGACCGGCGCGGCTCTGTCGATGCCCGCCACGCGTCCGACCGTATGCCACGAAGTGAAAGTTGAAGACGACGCCGTTTGGGTTCGGCTTCGTAGTTAA
- a CDS encoding metal-sulfur cluster assembly factor, with translation MAISEDSVREEIRKVIDPELFVNIVDLGLVYVIDIQPVEDSEQSNVFIEMTMTSPACPAGPQLIGQTKQFVSQMEEVNEVEVKIVMEPPWTPDRMTEDARDQLGIF, from the coding sequence ATGGCGATTAGCGAAGATTCCGTTCGCGAAGAAATCCGCAAAGTGATCGACCCCGAGTTGTTTGTCAACATCGTCGATCTTGGTCTGGTCTATGTGATCGACATTCAGCCGGTCGAAGATTCGGAGCAGTCGAACGTCTTCATCGAGATGACGATGACCAGCCCTGCCTGCCCGGCCGGCCCACAACTGATTGGCCAAACCAAGCAGTTCGTCAGCCAGATGGAAGAAGTCAACGAAGTCGAAGTGAAGATCGTGATGGAGCCGCCGTGGACTCCCGATCGCATGACCGAAGACGCCCGGGATCAGCTGGGGATTTTTTAG
- a CDS encoding ATP-grasp domain-containing protein — translation MTRVFVYEFITAGGLFAMPGAPEPSGSLLDEGTLMRSAVVDDLLDVGVEVSLLRDQRLAPLAKPGCEETVIDSADTEKTAFAAACEAADEVLVIAPEFGALLLERVLWAEAGPARLVSPGSDFTAIAGDKWNTYRRWTRARVPTPPTWLASEFDATSAGKTSRWVRKPRDGAGSQAIDFYDSGEKFDGAAEAIVQTYCEGLHASCALLSDAKQIVCLPPGTQKIDPCNRFQYRGGCWPLSGDLTERAQALAKQAATALPPFRGYIGVDMILGAKDGDDFAIEINPRLTTSFFGLRRLCRGNLSAAMLAFAMGDAIELQFSSEAYDLDL, via the coding sequence GTGACGCGCGTCTTCGTCTACGAGTTCATCACCGCCGGCGGTCTCTTCGCCATGCCGGGCGCTCCGGAGCCAAGCGGCTCGCTGTTGGACGAGGGAACGTTGATGCGGTCGGCGGTGGTCGACGATCTGTTGGATGTCGGCGTCGAGGTCTCGCTCCTCCGCGACCAGCGACTCGCTCCGCTGGCGAAGCCCGGCTGCGAAGAGACGGTGATTGACTCGGCCGACACCGAGAAGACGGCGTTTGCCGCGGCCTGCGAAGCGGCGGACGAGGTGCTGGTGATCGCGCCGGAGTTTGGCGCCCTGCTGCTGGAACGCGTTCTCTGGGCCGAAGCTGGCCCTGCCCGGCTGGTTAGTCCAGGATCGGACTTCACCGCGATCGCTGGGGACAAATGGAACACCTATCGCCGCTGGACGCGAGCCCGCGTACCGACGCCGCCGACCTGGTTGGCCAGCGAGTTTGATGCGACATCCGCAGGCAAAACGTCGCGGTGGGTGCGAAAACCGCGGGACGGCGCCGGATCTCAGGCGATCGATTTCTACGATTCTGGAGAAAAATTCGACGGCGCCGCCGAGGCTATTGTTCAAACCTACTGTGAAGGCTTGCACGCCAGCTGCGCGCTGTTAAGTGACGCAAAACAGATCGTTTGTCTCCCTCCTGGGACGCAGAAGATTGATCCATGTAACAGATTTCAATATCGTGGAGGATGTTGGCCGCTTTCGGGCGATCTAACGGAGCGTGCTCAGGCACTAGCCAAGCAGGCCGCCACGGCTCTGCCGCCTTTTCGGGGTTATATCGGCGTTGATATGATTCTGGGCGCGAAAGATGGCGATGATTTCGCCATTGAGATCAATCCACGTCTGACCACCTCGTTCTTTGGATTGCGTCGCCTTTGTCGCGGCAACCTGTCGGCGGCGATGTTGGCCTTCGCCATGGGAGACGCGATCGAGCTGCAGTTTTCGAGCGAGGCGTACGACTTAGACCTTTGA